In the Agromyces flavus genome, CTGCATGTCCTTGTTGAGGATCGGCATGCCGCCATTCTCGCCTGCGGGGCCATGGGGCATTGTTGTGAGAGCGCTCTCTTGTGCCTACGCGGCGGTGAGAGTGTTCCGACCCCGGATGGCGCTCCATCCGGCCGATCGCCCTGCTCGCCAATGTTTGCAACAGGCTTGTGCCGCACGTCACGACCCGTTTAGCCTGTCCGAGACCACCTCGGTCGATCCATCCTCAACTGCAATGGAGCACGAATGGACTCGAAAATGAGAGCGCTCTCACGCCGGAGCGTGGGAGCGCTGGTGGCCGGCGCCGTCGTCGCCGTCCCATTGGCGACCGCCGTCCCGGCATCCGCGGCCGGTAGCGTCGCGGTCATCGCCGACTTCGAGGGCGGCGCGCCCGACGGCTTCTTCTCGTACGGCTCGGCGGGCTTCGGCATCGTCGACGTCGCCGCGGACTCGGCCGAGGCGAAGCCCGGTCAGGCCGAGCCGACGAAGGTCGTCTCGTACGGCTGGGATGTCAGCGCACCGGGCTCGTTCGGCGGCGTCGGGCAGACCTTCGCCGGCTCCCGCGACTACTCGGCCTTCGATGGCGTGAGCCTGATGGTCGACGGTTCCGGCAACGGCGCGGCGTACCAGGTCGAGATCTTCGACGGCGGCCCCAACGCCGACGCGTCCGAGCGGTTCGATGTGACGGTCGTCGACGACACCGACGGCTGGAAGGAGGTGCGCCTGCCGTGGTCGGCCTTCGCCCGGGCGACCGACTACCAGCCGGGCGGCGCGCCGAACGACGGCCTCGGCCTCACCTCGCTGTGGGGCTACGCCATCCCCGCCGTGAACGGCGCCGACACCATCCGTGTCGATGACATCGCCGTGTACTCCGACACCGAGGTCACGCCGTCGGTGTCGTTCACCGCCCCCTCCGCCTCGGCGATCGAGGGCGACGCGCTCGATGTCGAGGTGCGCCTCGACATCGCGTCGTCCGCGCCCGTGACGGTCGAGCTCGGTGCGACCGACGGCACGGCCGTCGCGGGCGAGGACTACACCGACCCCGCGACCACGATCGATTTCGCCCCGGGTGAGACGAGCCGTACCGTGCAGCTCGCCACCACGGGCGACGACGCCGAGGAGCCCACCGAGACGTTCACGCTCGGGCTCGCGAACCCGAGCGGGGCGAACCTCGGCTCGACGGCGGCGTTCGAGGTCACCATCCTCGACGACGACGGCGAGGTCGTCGGGCCGCCCGACGGTCGCACCACGATCGTCGACGACCACGAGGCCGAGCTCGTCGAGGGTCAGGCCGGCGGGGTGCCGGTCGGCTGGTTCGCCGCGCAGGACCCCAGCAGCACGGTCGCTTTCGAACGCACGGATGCCGCGCCCGCCCCGGTTCCCGGCGCGCCCGCCGGCAACCACGCGCTCCGCGCCGACTACTCGGTGTCGTCGTACGGCGTCGTCATCCGCAACTTCACGAACGAGGCTGCCGACGCGTGGACGACCGAGGACTGGTCGACCTACGAGGGCATCGGGTTCTGGATGTACGGCAACGGATCCGGCACCGACCTCTTCCTCGACCTGCTCGACAATCGCACGCCGGGCTCGACGAAGGACGACGCCGAGCGGTTCGTCGTGTCGTTCTCCGACGACTGGCGCGGATGGCGCTTCCTCACGTTCGACTTCGACGAGTTCTCGCGCAAGGAGATCGGCAACGGCGCGCCGAACGACGGGCTCACGCTCACCGAGATGCACGGCTACGCGTTCGGCTCGCTGCGCACCACGACGCCGCAGACCTTCTTCTACGACGACGTGCTGGTCTACGGCGAGGCCGAGCCGCCGGCTCTGGCGCTCGGGTTCGACCGCGCCGGTTACGAGGTCGAGGAAGGCGAGGCCGCCACGGGCGTCGTCCGCCTGAACCGCGTCGCCGAGACCGACGTGACCGTCGACTGGGCCTCGTCGGCGACCGAGGCGCGCACCGCGACCGAGGACCTCTCGGCCACGGCCGACCGCGACTTCACGCCCGCGAGCGGGACCGTCACGATCCCGGCCGGCCAGCGGGAGGCCTCGATCGAGCTGCCCACGCTCGAGGACGCCAAGCACGAGGTCGACGAGACGTTCGTCGTGCGGCTCTCCGAGCCGGAGGGCGCCGAGCTCGGCTTCGGCCGCACCGCCACCGTCAGCATCCAGGACGACGATCCGGCCGACGCCGGCCTCGTCGACGACTTCGAGTCGACCCCCTGGCGCTTCGACACGACGGGCGACGCCGAGCTGACCACGCGCGAGATCGCTGCGGGCGACGCCGACTCCTACCTGGGCCAGGACGCGTACGAGCAGGTCGCCGACTTCGCGCACCGCGGCACCGCCACCATGTCGCGCGAGTTCGCGGGTGGCGAGGACTGGTCGGACGCCGAGGGCATCAGCCTGATGGTGAACGGCACCGGCAAGCCCACGCGCATCACCGTCGGCATCCAGGACGACCCGGCGCCCGACGCGGGCCCGGCGACCTGGGAGCTCGCGTGGAGCGACGAGTTCGACGGCCCTGCCGGTTCGCGCGCCAACCCCGAGAACTGGACGTACGAGACCGGCGGATGGGGCTGGGGCAACGACGAGCGCCAGTACTACACCGACAGCACCGACAACGCGGCGCTCGACGGCGACGGCCACCTCGTCATCACGGCCCGCGAGGTCGATCCGGCCACGACCGACCTCGAGTGCTGGTACGGGCCGTGCGAGGTCACGTCGGCGCGCCTGATCACCGAGCAGAAGCAGGAGTTCGAGTACGGACGCATCGAGTCGCGAGTGCAGTTGCCCGAGGGCAGCGGCATCTGGCCCGCGGTGTGGTCGCTCGGCACCGACTTCCGCGAGGTCGGCTGGCCGCAGACGGGCGAGATCGACATCATGGAGTACGTCGGCCGGCTGCCCAACGAGATCTTCGGCACCATCCACGGGCCGGGCTACTCGGGCGGCCAGTCGTACGGCGGCATCTACGACTTCGGTCAGCCGGTGCCCGACGGATGGCACGACTTCGCCGTCGAGTGGACTCCCGAGCGCATCACGTGGGAGGTCGACGGCATCGTCTACCACGAGGCCGACCCGGCCGACGTCGCCCCGAACGAGTGGGTGTTCGACCACCCGTTCTCGCTCATCACGAACGTCGCCGTCGGCGGCAACTTCGGCGGCACGCCCGGTGACGACCTGGTGTTCCCGCAGTCGCTGACGGTCGACTACGTGCGCGTCTACCAGGCGCCCGACACCGCCGAGCGCTTCACCGCGAGCGTCGTCGACCGTCGCGCCGGATGGCACGAGGTCACGATCCCGTTCGACGCGTTCACCCGCGCCGACGAGCAGCCCGCCGGCGCGCCCGACGACGGGCTCACGCTCACCGACGTGCGGGGCTACTCGCTGACGTTCGGCGGCAAGGGCACGACGACGCTCGACCGCGTGCGAGTCGAGTAGCGGATGCCGCGATCGGGGCGGGTGCACGCCATCCGCCCCGATCCGGCGTCCCGACGAGGGTCAGGCCTCGCGTCCGCCGGGCGGGCCGACGATGAGCAGCGCCGTGAAGACCGCCGCGACGCCGACCACGCCGAGCACGGTGAGCAGCACCGGTCGGCCGAGGCCCCAGCGCAGCAGCCGGTTCACGACGTTGCCGTCGGCGGGGTGGTCGCCCGCCTCGCGGCGCCAGTCGCCCTCGAGGCGACCACGGCGCACGAGCCAGAGCTCGAACGGCACCGTCGCGTACGGCACGATCGCCGTCACGACGCCGAGCGCCATGAGACCGATGCTCCAGCGCTGGTTCACGCCGACGAGCAGCACGGTCGCGGCGTAGGCGAGGAACACGAACCCGTGGATCGAGCCGCCGACGACGACGGCCACGTCGAGGCCGACGGTCGCCCGGAGGATGAGGCCGGCGATGAGGAGGGTCCAGGTGATCGCCTCGGCGATCGCGAGGCTGCGGAAGAGACGCTGGGGTGACACGATGCTCCTGGGGGTGGGGGTGCCTCCATCCTCGCAAGCGCGGTGGAGCGCGGCATCCGTCGAACGATGGAGGCGGCGGCCGACGGCGCGGTCGGATGCCGCAGGCCTGGGCATGCGGGAGAGGGCGAGCCGATGCACGACGACGACACGACCGATGCGGCCGGAACGACCGACGCGGCGACGAGCGCTCAGGACGGACGCTCGAGCAAGCCTCACGCCGTGGCGGCGTCCGTGTCCGCCGCGGTGGCGCGACCGGCTCGACTCATGCTGCGCGCGGTCCGGACCGAGTCGGCGATCTACGGCGTCGTGCTCGTGAGCGCGCTCATCGCGGTCGGATGGGAGGACGACACCGACCTCGAGGTGCTGCTGTTCACGCTCGGCACGACAGGGGTGTTCTGGCTCGCGCACGTCTACGCGGGCACCATCGCGCGCGAGGAGGGGCCCGAGTCGGGCCGCCCGCGATGGCGCGCGATCCTCGCCGCGGCTCGTCGCTCGGCCGTCGACACGTCGCGCATGCTCCTCGCGATGGTCGTGCCGACCGCCTTCCTCGGGATGGCGGCGCTCGGCTGGCTCGACGAGTACGTCGCGTACTACATCGCCCTCTGGGCGGGCGTGCTCGTGCTCGCGGTGATCGGCTGGTGGACGGCCGCGCGCCGTGGCGGCCCGTGGGGATGGCGCATCCTGAGCGCACTGGTCACGGCGAGCCTCGGGTTGCTCGTGATCTGGCTGAGTTCGCTCGTCCACTGAGCGCTCGTGCACTGAACGCTCGTCCCCCAAGCCCTCGTGGCCGGGCCTGCGCGAACCGACTCGCTCGTGCGCCGAGCACGGCGATAACCTTGCCGGATGCACGAGTCCGAGGTCCGCGCCCTCGTCGAGTCGAAGCTCGCGACGATCCCCGACTTCCCCGAACCCGGCGTCGTGTTCCGCGACCTCACGCCCGTGTTCGCCGACGGACCGGCCTTCCACGCGCTCGCCGAGGCGTTGACGACGCCGTTCGCGGGTCGCTTCGACGTGCTCGCCGGCGTCGAGGCGCGCGGATTCCTGCTCGCAGGGGCCGCCTCGGCGCTGTGTGGCGCGGGCGTCCTGCCCGTCCGCAAGGCGGGCAAGCTCCCGCGCGCCGTGATCCGCGAGGAGTACGCGCTCGAGTACGGCACGGCAGCGCTCGAGGTGCACGAGGGTGAGCTGCCGCCCGGGTCGCGCGTGCTCATCGTCGACGACGTGCTCGCGACGGGCGGCACCGTCGACGCCGCGGCGCGCCTCGTCGAGCGGGCCGGATGGCGCGTCGCCGGCATCTCCGTCGCGATCGAGCTCGAGGCGCTCGACGGCCGGGCGCGGCTCGGCGACCGCTACGAGATCCGCAGCCTGCTGCAGTTCTGAGCGTCCGCGCGGCCCTGGGCGCACGTCAACCCCGTCGCGGCGCACGCGCATCCTCCATACGATCGCGCGATGACCGATACGAACGTGCCCGACTTCTCCGGCCTCCGCGCGCTCTTCATCAACTGCACGTTGAAGCGGAGTCCGGCGACGAGCAACACCCAGGCGCTCATCGACGCGAGCGCGCGCCTCATGCGGCTGCGCGGCGTCGAGGTCGACACCATCCGTCTCGTCGATCACGACGTCGCGACCGGAACCTCTGCGGACATGCGCGAGGAGGGGTGGCCCGCCGATGCGTGGCCCGACGAGATCTGGCCGAGGGTGCGCGCCGCCGACATCCTCATCGTGGCGAGCCCCATCTGGCTCGGCGAGATCGGCTCGATCACCAAGAAGCTCATCGAGCGACTCGACGCGATGTCGAGCGAGACCAACGACCGGGGCCAGTTCGCCTACTACGGCAAGGTCGGCGGCGCGATCATCACGGGCAACGAGGACGGGCTGAAGCACTGCGCGGGCAAGATCCTCTTCAGCCTGCAGCACATCGGCTTCACGATCGCTCCGGCCTCGGACCCAGGGTGGATCGGTGCCGTCGGTCCGGGGCCGAGCTACCTCGACGAGGAGTCGGGCGGTCCCGAGACCGACTTCACGAACCGCAGCCTCACCTTCGCGACGTACAACCAGCTCCATCTGGCGAGCATGCTGAAGCGCGCGGGCGGTATCCCGGCGTACGGCAACGTCGTCGACGCGTGGGAGCGCGGGGAGCGCTGGGACTACGTGCCCAACCCCGAAGGGCTCACGTCCGACGGGTAGCCCGTCACCTCAGCGTGCGCACCGGAACCCGAGGTTGGTCGTGGCGGAGTCCTCGGCCTGCGCGGACCGCGCCGCCGGACGGTAACGGCGGCAGTACTCGGGCGCGCAGAGGTGCGACCCGCCCTTGGTGACGCGCATGGCCTGCGAGGCCGGGACGCCCGCCAGCAGATCGCGGCGCTCGCCGCGATCGACGGATGCCGAGCCGGGCGGCAGGTGACGGGGCGCGAACGCGTCCGCGGTCCACTCCCACACGTTGCCGATCACGTCGACGAGCCCGTAGCCGTTCGGGGGATACGACCCGACCGGCGACGTGCCGCCCCAACCCTCGTTGCGGTAGGGGAAGTCGCCGAGCCAGGTGTTGGCCAGGACCTCGCCCCGCGGCATCCGCTCGTCGCCCCAGGCGTATTCGGCGCCGTCGAGCCCCCCGCGTGCCGCGTACTCCCACTCGGCTTCGGTGGGCAGCCTCCGACCGGCCCATTCGGCGTAGGCTGCGGCGTCGGCGAAGGAGACGTGCACGACCGGGTGGTCGAGCCGGTCGTCGATCGACGACCCGGGGCCGAATGGATGGCGCCACTGGGCGCCCGGCACCCAGCGCCACCACTGCCGCCAGTCGTTCAGGTCGACGGGCCCGGCGGTGGGCGTGAAGACCAGCGAGCCCGGCACGAGCTCGGCCGGATCGGCGCCGGCGAACTCCGCCGGGTCGAGTTCGCGCTCCGCCACGGTGACGCACCCGGTGGTCTCGACGAACTCGGCGAACTGCGCGTTGGTCACAGGGTGCCGTTCGATCGCGAACGGGTCGACGCGGCGCTCGTGCTGCGGCGCCTCCTCGGGGTAATGCCGGTCGGAACCCATCAGGAACGTGCCGCCCGGCAGCTCGACGAGTTCGGTGAGGCCCACCGGCTCAGGCTACGCCCGATCCCCTCGGGTCAGCCCACCCAGAGGGTGCCGTCGGACGTGCCGTCGTCGGTTCCGTCATCCTGGCCGGGGAAGCCGCGGTCGCCGAAGTCGGGTCGGCCGGGCCCGAAGCCGTCGCCGTCGTCGTCCATCCAACCGGGGCCCGTCGGGCCGCCGGCGGGTACGCCTGCGATGCCGTTGAACAGTGCGGCGGCATTCCCCGCGACGAAGCCGCTCGCGAAGCACAGCAGCGCGAGGATGAGCGCGCCGATGGCGAGCACCCAGGCGCGGCGATACCACGAGGTCCGCTGCGGCTCGCGCGGCGTCGCGGCGGCCGGTGGCACCGCGCCTGCGCCGGTCGGCGGCGAGCCGGGGGCGGGCTGGAACATCGGCGGATGCGCGTCGTCCGCCCGCGGCGGGATCGGCTCGGTCGGGGCGGTGGGCGTGCTCGACGCCGCCGGGGTCGTGCTGGTCATCTCGGTCCTCCGGGCATTCGAGCGAGACGGATGTCCCGCACCCGCAGCCTCGGACGCCCGGCTATGCGCGGGCTTTGGCTGGGCCCGGTATCAACCCGGAGTCGCGGCATCCTCAGTTGTTTTGAACCACTCAAAACAACTGGTACGTTCGAGGCATGACGAGCGACGCCCCCCTCGAGTCGGCCGACGCGCACCTGCGCGCCGCCGGGCTCAAGGTGACGGCGCCCAGGCTCGCCGTGCTCGACGCGGTCACCGGCAACGGGCACCTCGACGCCGATGCCGTGCACGAACGCGTCGTCGCGTCACTGCCCGGCGTCTCGCTGCAGTCCATCTACAACGTGCTCGGCGCGCTCAGCGCGACAGGCCTCCTTCGCCGCATCGAGCCGGCCGGCTCGCCCGCGCTGTACGAGAGCCGCATCGGCGACAACCACCATCACGTCGTGTGCACGCGCTGCCACGTCGTCGCCGACATCGACTGCGTGATCGGCGAGCCGCCGTGCGTCGTGCCATCCGACACGGGCGGCTTCGCCATCCACACCGCAGAGGTCACCTTCTGGGGTCTCTGCGCCGACTGCCAGCGGCAGGTCTCCGGCTAGGAGGCATCCGCTCGCCCCGGCGCCCCGCGCGCCGACCGCCCGACCGAGGCGGTGCTCGTCGTGCCCGCACGTCGCGCGCCGCCGCGGTCGCGGCATCCACCCACCGAGAAGAGAAGGACGACATGTCGAACCCCACGACCCCGCCCGTCACCACGACGCAGACCGGAACGCCGGTGTCGAGCGACGCGCACTCGCTCACGATCGGCGCCGACGGCGCCACGGTGCTGCACGACCGGTACCTCGTCGAGAAGCTCGCGCAGTTCAACCGCGAGCGCATTCCCGAGCGCATCGTGCACGCGAAGGGCGGCGGCGCCTTCGGCCGCTTCGAGGTCACGGCGGATGTCTCGGCGTACACGCGCGCGGCCGTGTTCCAGCCGGGTGCCGAGTCCGAGACGCTCCTGCGCTTCTCGTCGGTCGCCGGTGAGCAGGGCTCGCCCGACACGTGGCGGGACGTCCGCGGCTTCTCGCTGAAGTTCTACACGACCGAGGGCAACTACGACATCGTCGGGAACAACACCCCGGTGTTCTTCATCCGCGACGGCATCAAGTTCCCCGACTTCATCCACTCGCAGAAGCGCCTGCCGGGCTCGGGCCTGCGCGACGCCGACATGCAGTGGGACTTCTGGACGCTCTCGCCGGAGTCGGCCCATCAGGTCACCTACCTCATGGGCGACCGGGGCCTGCCGAAGTCGTGGCGTGAGATGCAGGGCTATGGCTCGCACACCTACCAGTGGATCAACGCGGCCGGCGAGCAGTTCTGGGTCAAGTACCACTTCCGCTCGCAGCAGGGCGACCTGCACCTGGATGCCGCGACCGCCGAGGCCATTGCCGGCGCCGACGCCGACTTCTACCGCCGCGACCTGTACGAGGCGATCGAGCGCGGCGAGTTCCCGAAGTGGGACCTCTTCGTGCAGGTCATGCCCTACGAGGACGCGAAGACCTACCGCTTCAACCCGTTCGACCTCACCAAGGTGTGGCCGCACGCCGACTACCCGCTGATCCCGGTCGGCACGCTCACGCTCGACCGCAACCCGCAGAACTTCTTCGCCGAGATCGAGCAGGCGGCCTTCTCACCGGCCAACACCGTCCCGGGGATCGCGATCAGCCCCGACAAGATGCTCATGGCGCGCGTCTTCAGCTACCCCGACGCGCACCGCTACCGCGTCGGCACGAACTACAACCAGCTGCCGGTGAACGCGCCCCACGCGGCATCCGTGCACAACTACTCTCAGGACGGCGCGTCGCGCTACCACTTCGGTGCGCCGACGGCGCCGGTGTATGCGCCGAACTCGTTCGGCGGCCCGGTGGCGTCGCCGGATGTCGCGGGCGAGGGTGGCTGGGAGGCCGACGGCGAGCTCGTCCGCACGGCGTACACGCTCCGCGCGGACGACTCCGACTTCGGCCAGGCGGGAACGCTCTATCGCGACGTGTACTCGGTCGAGGCGAAGGTGCGTTTCCTCGAGACCCTCTCGGGGCAGGCGCACGCGATCTCGATCGACGAGATCCGCGAGCGGTTCTTCCAGTACTGGACGAACGTGGACGCCGAGCTGGGCGCTGCGCTGCGTGCGGCGTACGCGGCGGGCCTGAACGCCGACGCACCGCAGCAACCGGAGGCCGACGAGGAGGACGCCGCGGCGGCCTAGCGGTCGAGTCACCGGGCGGCTCGGCGGGCGAGCGGGCGGGGTGGAGTGGTCGTTCGATCGCTCCACCCCGCTCGCGTGCGGTTCGGCGAGTGGAGAACGCGCTCCCGGGCCTCCCGCCGAGTCGGGCAGCCGTGCCGTACTCTCGACACAGCCGAGCGGGCGTTGCCTCCTCGTCGTCCGTCGCAGGAGGTCTCACATGGGTGTGCAGAACGTCGCGGGAGCGCTGCGGGACTACCGCATCCACCGGTACGTGAACGCGTTCTGCCCAAGGTGCCACGAGGACGACCCCGATCGCGACCTCGACACCGTCCAGCGCCTCTCCGGCTGGCTGGCGGCCTACGACGACGACTCGGTGTGGCTCGAGCGCGGATGCCCCGAGCACGGGGTCGTGCGCACGCTCTACGACGAGTCCGCCGAAGTGCTCTCGTACCTCGAGCAGTGGACCGCGCCGACCAAGTGGCACGCCCCCGACGCCGGCCGAAACTTCAAGCCGGTGCCGAGCGCATACCTCGACGGGCTCCCGGCGATGCAGACGCAGCACACCTGCATCCTGCTCGAGGACCTCACCGACCACTGCAACCTGCGCTGCCCGACGTGCTTCGCGGAGTCCGGGCCGGCGGCCACGGCGACCGCCCCGCTCGCGGAGGTGCTCGCCTCCGTCGACGACCGGCTGGCGAAGGAGAACGGGCGACTCGACGTGCTCATGCTCTCCGGCGGCGAACCGACGCTCTACCCGTGGCTGGAGCAGCTCGTGGAGCAGTTGGTCGCGCGCCCCATCGTCCGCATCCTGATCAACTCGAACGGCCTGCGCATCGCGAACGACGACGCCTTCGTCGAGTTCCTGAAGCTGCACCGCGAACGCGTCGAGGTGTACCTGCAGTACGACGGCGAGAGTCCCGAGGCGTCGCGGTTCCATCGTGGGGCCGACATCCGTCGGTTCAAGGAACGCGCGATCGAGCGGCTGAGCGCGGCCGGCGTCTTCATGACCCTCACGATGACCGCGGCGAAGGGCGTGAACGACGGCGAGATCGGCGCAGTCATCCGCCGGGCGATGACGACGCCGTACGTGGGCGGCGTGACCATCCAGCCCGTGTTCGGTTCGGGCCGCAACTCCGGTATCGACCCCGAGGATCGCCTCACCCACGGCGGCGTGCTCAAGCGCCTGGAGCCGCAGACGAACGGCGAGATCACCTGGCGGGACCTCACGGCGCTGCCGTGCTCGCACCCGCACTGCTGCTCGGTCGGCTACTTCCTGCTCGACGATGCGAAGGAGTGGAAGTCGCTGACGAGCATCATGGGGCACGACCGGCTCAAGGGCTTCCTCGACCTCAATCCCGACCTCATCGCCAACCGCATCGCCGACAGTGAGGTGAACACGCGGATGAAGGAGGCGGTGAAGCACTCGTTGCTCGACCTGTTCAGCGAGCAGTCGAGCCTCTCGCACCCCTCGATGTCCGACATCTGGCGCGACATCTGCACCAACTGCGACCTCGGCATCGGCACGCTCACGAAGCTGGCGACGTCCGCGCTGCCCGGCCAGCACACGCGGTTGCGCAAGTTCCTCGGCGAGCGCGTCCTCCGCATCACGGTCAAGCCCTTCATGGACATGAACACGATGATCGAGGAGCGACTCACCCAATGCTGCGTCCACGTCGCCACGGTCAACGACGACACCGGAGCGCACCAGTGCGCGCCGTTCTGCGCCCTGCAGGCCTGGGCGCCGCTCTCGCGGCAGCGCCTCTCCACGGCCACGGCCCGCAATGCGCTCGATCGTGCCGGCGATCGGTCCCGCGTGCCCCTCGGGGAGGTCATCCCGGTCGGCGAGCCGGCGTGAGGCGATCGAGATGACGACCGACTCGGGGCTGCGCCGGTACGACGAGCACGTGGGACTGCCGTTCGACCCGCTGCGCCTCTGCGTGTTCGCGACGATCGCGCTGCTCACGTGCGTGTTCGGGCCCTTGTCGCTGCTCGTGTTCGCCGTCATCGCGATCCGCGGGTACGCCCGTGCCCGTCGTGCCGGGCTGTTGCAGTCGCGCTGCAAGCTCGGCGACACCCGCAACGTGCTCGCGTACCTCATCGCGCTCGCGGTGCTCGCCGTCGCGGCCGTGCCGCTCTGGCTCGGCATGTGGATGTCGCTCATCACCCATGGAATCGGCTGACGCGTGTATCCGACGCTCGACTCGTTCTGGAGCGCACTCCCCGCGATCGACACGCATGGGGTCTTCGTCGCCCTCGGGCTGGCGGCCGGCGGACTCGTGTTCCTCGTCGAGCAGCGGCGCCGTGGGGTCGCCGACCCGCGGATCCCGGCCCTCCTCGCGGGGACCCTGCTCGGCGCCGCCGTGTTCTCGCGCCTGGGCACGTGGGCCCAGCACCTCGACCCTCGCGAGAATCTCACGCTCATCGAGCAGCTCGCGCGCGGCAACGCATCGATCCTGAGTGCGCTGGTGGGGGCGTGGCTTGGTCTGCATGTCGCCAAGCGCCTCACCGGGTATCGGGAGCGCACCGGCGACCTCTTCGCGCCGGCCGTCGCCGTCGCCCTCGCCATCGGCCGAGTCGGGTGCTTCCTCACCGAGCGTCCGGGCACGCCGACCGGTGCCGACTGGGGCCTGATCGTGGCGCCGGAGGCGGCCGCCAGGCTCGGCGTGCCCGCGGCGGTGCCGTTGCACCCGAGCTTCCTGTACGAGATCGCCTTCCACGCGGCTGCGTTCTGCGTGCTGTGGCTGTGGTTGCGTCGGACGCGGATCGCGCCGGGGGAGCTCCTGACGCTCTACATCGGCGCGTACGCGGTCTTCCGGTTCTGGGTCGAGTTCGTGCGTGGCAACGACGTGGCGTGGATCGGCCTGACCAGGCCGCAACTGTTCCTCCTCGTGACCATCCCGTTGTTCGTCGCGCGCATCGTGTGGTTGATCGCGCGCGGGCGATTCCTCGAGCGGACGGCGCCCGACCAGGCGAACCACGTGCTCCACCAGCAGCAGGACATCGACGAGGGAAGGACGG is a window encoding:
- a CDS encoding carbohydrate binding domain-containing protein → MAGAVVAVPLATAVPASAAGSVAVIADFEGGAPDGFFSYGSAGFGIVDVAADSAEAKPGQAEPTKVVSYGWDVSAPGSFGGVGQTFAGSRDYSAFDGVSLMVDGSGNGAAYQVEIFDGGPNADASERFDVTVVDDTDGWKEVRLPWSAFARATDYQPGGAPNDGLGLTSLWGYAIPAVNGADTIRVDDIAVYSDTEVTPSVSFTAPSASAIEGDALDVEVRLDIASSAPVTVELGATDGTAVAGEDYTDPATTIDFAPGETSRTVQLATTGDDAEEPTETFTLGLANPSGANLGSTAAFEVTILDDDGEVVGPPDGRTTIVDDHEAELVEGQAGGVPVGWFAAQDPSSTVAFERTDAAPAPVPGAPAGNHALRADYSVSSYGVVIRNFTNEAADAWTTEDWSTYEGIGFWMYGNGSGTDLFLDLLDNRTPGSTKDDAERFVVSFSDDWRGWRFLTFDFDEFSRKEIGNGAPNDGLTLTEMHGYAFGSLRTTTPQTFFYDDVLVYGEAEPPALALGFDRAGYEVEEGEAATGVVRLNRVAETDVTVDWASSATEARTATEDLSATADRDFTPASGTVTIPAGQREASIELPTLEDAKHEVDETFVVRLSEPEGAELGFGRTATVSIQDDDPADAGLVDDFESTPWRFDTTGDAELTTREIAAGDADSYLGQDAYEQVADFAHRGTATMSREFAGGEDWSDAEGISLMVNGTGKPTRITVGIQDDPAPDAGPATWELAWSDEFDGPAGSRANPENWTYETGGWGWGNDERQYYTDSTDNAALDGDGHLVITAREVDPATTDLECWYGPCEVTSARLITEQKQEFEYGRIESRVQLPEGSGIWPAVWSLGTDFREVGWPQTGEIDIMEYVGRLPNEIFGTIHGPGYSGGQSYGGIYDFGQPVPDGWHDFAVEWTPERITWEVDGIVYHEADPADVAPNEWVFDHPFSLITNVAVGGNFGGTPGDDLVFPQSLTVDYVRVYQAPDTAERFTASVVDRRAGWHEVTIPFDAFTRADEQPAGAPDDGLTLTDVRGYSLTFGGKGTTTLDRVRVE
- a CDS encoding DUF3817 domain-containing protein, whose translation is MSPQRLFRSLAIAEAITWTLLIAGLILRATVGLDVAVVVGGSIHGFVFLAYAATVLLVGVNQRWSIGLMALGVVTAIVPYATVPFELWLVRRGRLEGDWRREAGDHPADGNVVNRLLRWGLGRPVLLTVLGVVGVAAVFTALLIVGPPGGREA
- a CDS encoding adenine phosphoribosyltransferase, yielding MHESEVRALVESKLATIPDFPEPGVVFRDLTPVFADGPAFHALAEALTTPFAGRFDVLAGVEARGFLLAGAASALCGAGVLPVRKAGKLPRAVIREEYALEYGTAALEVHEGELPPGSRVLIVDDVLATGGTVDAAARLVERAGWRVAGISVAIELEALDGRARLGDRYEIRSLLQF
- a CDS encoding flavodoxin family protein is translated as MTDTNVPDFSGLRALFINCTLKRSPATSNTQALIDASARLMRLRGVEVDTIRLVDHDVATGTSADMREEGWPADAWPDEIWPRVRAADILIVASPIWLGEIGSITKKLIERLDAMSSETNDRGQFAYYGKVGGAIITGNEDGLKHCAGKILFSLQHIGFTIAPASDPGWIGAVGPGPSYLDEESGGPETDFTNRSLTFATYNQLHLASMLKRAGGIPAYGNVVDAWERGERWDYVPNPEGLTSDG
- a CDS encoding formylglycine-generating enzyme family protein, translated to MGLTELVELPGGTFLMGSDRHYPEEAPQHERRVDPFAIERHPVTNAQFAEFVETTGCVTVAERELDPAEFAGADPAELVPGSLVFTPTAGPVDLNDWRQWWRWVPGAQWRHPFGPGSSIDDRLDHPVVHVSFADAAAYAEWAGRRLPTEAEWEYAARGGLDGAEYAWGDERMPRGEVLANTWLGDFPYRNEGWGGTSPVGSYPPNGYGLVDVIGNVWEWTADAFAPRHLPPGSASVDRGERRDLLAGVPASQAMRVTKGGSHLCAPEYCRRYRPAARSAQAEDSATTNLGFRCAR
- a CDS encoding Fur family transcriptional regulator encodes the protein MTSDAPLESADAHLRAAGLKVTAPRLAVLDAVTGNGHLDADAVHERVVASLPGVSLQSIYNVLGALSATGLLRRIEPAGSPALYESRIGDNHHHVVCTRCHVVADIDCVIGEPPCVVPSDTGGFAIHTAEVTFWGLCADCQRQVSG
- a CDS encoding catalase, translating into MSNPTTPPVTTTQTGTPVSSDAHSLTIGADGATVLHDRYLVEKLAQFNRERIPERIVHAKGGGAFGRFEVTADVSAYTRAAVFQPGAESETLLRFSSVAGEQGSPDTWRDVRGFSLKFYTTEGNYDIVGNNTPVFFIRDGIKFPDFIHSQKRLPGSGLRDADMQWDFWTLSPESAHQVTYLMGDRGLPKSWREMQGYGSHTYQWINAAGEQFWVKYHFRSQQGDLHLDAATAEAIAGADADFYRRDLYEAIERGEFPKWDLFVQVMPYEDAKTYRFNPFDLTKVWPHADYPLIPVGTLTLDRNPQNFFAEIEQAAFSPANTVPGIAISPDKMLMARVFSYPDAHRYRVGTNYNQLPVNAPHAASVHNYSQDGASRYHFGAPTAPVYAPNSFGGPVASPDVAGEGGWEADGELVRTAYTLRADDSDFGQAGTLYRDVYSVEAKVRFLETLSGQAHAISIDEIRERFFQYWTNVDAELGAALRAAYAAGLNADAPQQPEADEEDAAAA